One Vicugna pacos chromosome X, VicPac4, whole genome shotgun sequence DNA window includes the following coding sequences:
- the LOC140691986 gene encoding synaptonemal complex protein 3-like yields MAPAERKRLGRAAKAPVEAQGMAACDFGRQERREPRGSEGVPEGNNRVIDDYGEISSSPGTFEEDVGNELQNMLESFEGDIKKVLHAKRKRFLMNTNASVKTIKQKIEHVWKSQEEQRQKLYREYSQQFLTLFLEWDMGVQKTKEEEEKLANLFREQQKIFQQARIVQSQRLKKIKNVYGQLLKSMEELEKDHEHLLTDEQSKIRQEMAKLQNKILLEAQQQELAMVRKSLQSLLF; encoded by the exons ATGGCGCCGGCTGAGAGGAAGCGCCTGGGGAGGGCTGCGAAGGCCCCGGTGGAGGCTCAGGGTATGGCAGCCTGTGACTTCGGGAGACAAGAGAGAAGAGAGCCGCGTGGGTCAGAGGGTGTTCCGGAAG GAAACAACCGAGTCATTGATGACTATGGGGAAATAAGTTCTTCTCCAGGGACATTTGAGGAAGATGTGGG GAATGAATTACAGAATATGTTGGAAAGTTTTGAAG GTGACATTAAAAAGGTTCTTcatgcaaagagaaaaagattcTTAATGAATACCAATGCTTCTGTCAAAACCATTAAGCAGAAAATTGAGCATGTTTGGAAAAGCCAGGAAGAACAAAG GCAGAAGCTTTATCGCGAATATTCTCAGCAGTTTTTGACTTTGTTTCTGGAGTGGGACATGGGTGTGCAGAAAAccaaagaagaagaggaaaaactaGCT AACTTGTTTCGTGAGCAACAAAAGATTTTTCAACAAGCTAGAATTGTTCAGAGccagagactgaaaaaaattaaaaatgtgtatgGCCAGCTCTTAAAG AGTATGGAGGAGTTAGAGAAGGATCATGAACATCTTCTTACTGATGAGCAAAGCAAAATTAGACAAGAAATGGCCAAGCTGCAAAACAAAATTTTGCTGGAAGCT CAGCAGCAAGAGCTGGCAATGGTTCGGAAGTCTCTTCAATCCCTGTTATTCTGA